A DNA window from Bacillaceae bacterium S4-13-56 contains the following coding sequences:
- a CDS encoding DUF6431 domain-containing protein gives MEFSVRGAGRTPSPCCGKSMSVIGTRNRKCKERSGEMKVYNIRRLACDNCGRIHHELPDFLVPYKRYDSECIETGDQTIFREEALS, from the coding sequence ATGGAGTTTTCAGTTAGGGGTGCGGGTAGGACTCCTTCTCCTTGTTGCGGAAAAAGTATGAGTGTGATAGGTACTAGAAATAGAAAATGTAAAGAGAGATCTGGGGAAATGAAGGTGTATAATATTCGCCGTTTAGCTTGTGATAATTGCGGTAGAATTCATCATGAGTTACCAGACTTCTTAGTACCTTATAAAAGGTATGACTCAGAGTGTATTGAAACAGGTGACCAGACTATTTTTAGAGAGGAGGCTTTATC